The window AATTAGTATATCATTACAACGATttcaaataagtaattaataaacaaagtatCAAGTGGTCATGCGTCGTGATATCTGACCAGTACcgctcgagggtaacacgtcAATGCGCGTGACCTCCTTGACCCGTATTTGCACTCGAACCAACTGATAGTCAGAAATCCATTTTGAAAACTCCCTTCATAAATACACTCATGTCACGCATTATAATGAGACgcttttaaaaatcgaaaatgtaatttaatcaatttgcctgcatcaaaaaaataaaactataatctatgtgtgtgtgtatgtttttttttttttttattcaaatatttttgtctataaaGCTTAGGCAATGAAATgtaggtaaaataataatttataaatggaacAAGATCCCATAAGGTTACAACGATAACAATTAAgtattctcctcaaaaggagaggaggccttagctcagcagggaaatttacaggctgctgttgttgttgttgaatcgagatggcccagtggttagaattcgtgcatcttaaccgatgatagcggattcaaacccaggcgagcaccgctgattcatgtgcttaatttgtctttataattcatctcgtgctcagcggtgaaggaaaacatcatgaggaaacctgcatgtgacaaatttaatataaattctgccacatgtgtattccaccaacccgcattggtacagcgtggtggaatatgttccaaaccttctcctcaaagggcgaggaggcctttagcccagcagtgggaatttacaggctgttgttgttgatagcAATTAAAATCCCTAGCTAAAAATTTACGGTTAGAGAGGGAATCGAATCCATAACTACTTTGTACTCATCCACCATTGTGTTCCTAAAGAACGACTCCGATCGCCTACTCATTAGAATAATCGATTCGATGTCATCAAAAATTGTTATCATCAGAATCTAATCAATGTCGATGTGGAAGTAAcgatttatattgatttttgatattatttatattgttatagcaTGTAAATTTTTTAATCCTAATCAAAttggcataaaaaaaaatttaaatgccaATGATTTCTTAATCttcatgtataattttattagtttatgttGTGTTGTCCAGAAGTTGAACTAACATTTAAACACTATCTACTACAATACATATTAACTGATTTGggtatgtctgtctgtcaaaAGAAACTCCtgcttatattaaataaacaaataaaaatgaagtttaCCTTAGCAGCCTCTCTGAGGAGCATGAAGCCCTGCGCATAAGATATAATCTTGCTTGCGAACAGAGCCATACGCAGGTGCTCGAGGAACTGTTTCTTGTCACCGGTGAACTTGTGAGTGGAGCCCGGCAGACTTTTACTCGCAGTAACTCGTTCCTCTAAAAGATATTACATTCAATACTTGGTAGCCCGTCTCGGCTGAGGGATGATTTGTCAGTCACTAGTAACTCAAGTCAATTTGTAGAAGAGATGAAAGATTAAAAGGAAAGCttgctaataaaattttaagggtAGTGCTGGAGGAAGGTCTGTTAGAGATCAGTAGCTTAACATCTactgaatcaaaatcaaatagaaATGCGGCCGATAGAAAACTTGGGAAGACATTTTGAATCAATTGATGTCTACAACGTCAGTATTGGAAATATTGTACGTCACGATTACAATTAAAGGTTAATTAGCatatataatagattttaatatacctTTCAAAGCAGAGAGGCACCGAGCAAATACAGCTTCTCCGATTAGTGTTACCGGCACTCCATACTCGAGGGCACTGATTCCTGTCCATTTTCCTGTGCCCTTCTGTCCTGCGGCGTCCCGAATCTTCGGCAGCAGATGTTTTCCTACAGATAGTACATTAATAATTAGAGAATTAATctgtaatcattattttacaataattgtgtcttgttattataataaaaaatataattatatattctatatgtCTTGATGATTTCCACTTCAGAGCAGTGACTATTAACTTTGTTTatcaaaataacaatgaaaaagaaataatataaagaaataatcttTACTCCAGATATGTCGATGGAAAAGCATAATCATAATGCTAAATCAccatttacatacaaataaaaaaatatatatcaaataaactgACCGTCAGCATCCttgaatttcaaaatatcaCGAGTAATCTCAATAAGAAATGAATCCAGTTCTCCTTTATTCCAGTCATCAAATACTTTAGCCATCTCATCCTGATCCATACCTGCAATGATAAAGtgcaattacatacatatatttcaaatttgaagctacaattaaatataatattgtattgattaTGTTTTACTACTAAAGCTAATCAAAAAGATCAAAAGATACACTAAAGGCATAGTCATGACAAATTAACATATCAAAGATAGCTGAAAAGCTTAATTCTTAGAATGGAAGCtagttatttattgaaaatagacatattatttttattataagaaatacaaataGCTCAGTtgtgtaatatataacattctCCTTACCAAGAACATCCTTCATAAGGTGATATGCTTCACAAATGAGCTGCATGTCTCCATATTCGATACCATTATGTACCATCTTAACAAAGTGGCCAGCTCCATCTTCGCCCACCCAATCACAGCATGGCTCACTGTTCACTTTTGCACTTATCGcctgacataaaaaaatatatgttaatgtttTTGATGAATTTACATCAAATAGTCAATATTGACAGAGGAAGGTATACATTTTCTAATTTAGAAAATCAACAatcttatttatatgaatattcaatCACAAGCTTGGTGAAAGAAAATGTCAAATTACATGTATGAATTTTCCATGGATGAAACAAATAGTTACTCCTTTATTTAAAGTACTGTGTTTACAATTACGGTAGCAGCATATTATAggaacatttttattcattgcctaatgtttattatgtaatatcatataaatgtttagcaattaatttaaacatgttACATTTCCTTATTCATATAATGAGGAAAGGAAAATCCCTTGTTTGTCATTCTTAGTATTATTAAGTAAGGTAAATAACACTACATTTTTCAAGTATCTTTGAAAGATATTCAATGAACTTAATAaccatattaaattaatgtattcaatGTTCTGAGGTACATGGAAATTTCAGTTGACTGTATATCAAAGACaatgaattaattatcataCATTAGTTTCCATAATcaaactaaatacatatatattcttattgACTCTTTCGGGTAAATGtaaaagttatgtaattaaaagttggcttgaaaaaataatattcaaaatataaatatttcaaatacctGGAAAATTGGTTTAACATGAGGCCAGGCTGCCGGGTGACCTCCAGGCATAAGAGAAGGTCCATAGCGTGCACCGTCTTCGCCGCCActtacctgaaacaaaaaattaagaaatcacAATATGTTTTATTAGATTGATAACTCCAATTATAAGCAAGTAATGATGAGCACTAAATCATGCTCATAATCAGATAAGTACAGTAAAATAGGCATGTACATTCATGATCTTTACATACCAGAATATTTCCAGGGTCTATCTGTTTAAATGGTACTATGGTTTAAAAACTATACTCACCCCCATGCCAATATAATGTATTCCAGTTGATGCTAACTCTTTACACCAGCGTTGTGTATCTGTGTACTGTGAGTTGCCACCATCAATAATAATGTCGCCCTTCTCCAGCAAGGGCAATAACTTCTTTACAAACTCATCCACAGCAAATCCagcttaaagattaaattatatattagaataaaattaaaacccttaacaaaaaaatttggTTAAGGCCAGCATATTCAAAGTTATACTTTCctcatcatttataataatataaggataGACAAATACCTTTAACTAACAACATGACTTTTCTTGGCTTTTTTAGTTTTGCTACCATGTCTTCCAAAGATTTGGCACCAATGATTTTCGTACCCTTTGCTTCATTTGCAAGGAATTGGTCAACCTGCAGATATTGAACAATTAGCATGGAATAATTGACATTAAGCACCGTTCATTTCTATAACTTAATTCGAATTACCTTTTCCACTGTTCTGTTAAAGGCGCAAACTACAAATCCTTTGGAGTCCATATTCAGAATCAAATTTTGACCCATCACGGCTAACCCGATCAGGGCAATGTCTGCTTTAGGCCTAAAAGAgagaaaaaaatactaagaaaaccaatttattatattcatagaataattattataattacatagaaacaagcttaatacttttttaaagatgttgcaaatttatttattttcatttgggTTCTTTCTAgctatataaatcaaaatgaaactaatattttgtagttttatttagctttatatagtattagttagcctttcataaatatattatatacaagcaTAATTTCAAACAATCTGGGTCAAGTACATAGAAAACATTTAGAAATATCTTTAGCAATCTACCAAAAAAGACACCTCAATGCAAGACTTAAAATTCTGAACTAATATGATGtatatcaattgtttttaataagtgtGTTTTAGTtatgtacattatttaattagatcCAGCCAGATATCAAATTTCCAAGGATATTGGAATGatgatgtaaattttataaatatttgtatttagagatgcaaaattattgaataaaccTAGGGCAATTGCATTATTACAACTGCTGCTTAAGTATTGCTTTCAATATATAACTGCACTTGTTAATGTTGGAAGTGTTTAGTCACCTTCAAATAACCTTGTTATCATTTTGCCTTTCAAAGTGAGCacttaacaaaaatgtttacttaataacaatgttatagatttattttaaatttaaaaaatgtgccatttattattaatgaagtaGTTATAATGACACACATTTCTTTGAAGTAATTAAATAGCATTGCAATGCAAAcacattttcaattatatatgccAATTTCGTCACATAAAATGCTACGAAACCAGAAGTGATTCTGATAGCAATGAAATTaacttacatttaataaatatatttggatattatatgttttttttatcacatataCCCTACATGTGAACATATTTCTAATGTGAATTGTAACATAGTAAatggaaattattattgtttaaatgtatATCTACTTAAGAAATATccgaatatattacataaacaataaatataatacaagacTTACTGtgccatttttttaatagtaggtAAAATTCCTCTTGTAATGCAAAAGTCAAACTTAGATAAATCGACTACAACTCGTAGCTCATTTCAAATGTCAATTGTCAAGTTAAAGTTTTACTTAAGTAGTTATGCCTACCGaccataaataatacatataacagTGCTGCCAATATAAAAACCTCgtcaaaactaataaaaaaggGACAACTATATGAAATTTactcaaataaagaaaaaaaaaacatttatttcttcaaatttaaaagcgttcaaacgaaaatattatgGCAAAGGAAGAAATTTCATAGTATATATTCATCTTTAAAACATGAACCTCCTCCTTGTTTTTAACTCTGTTAAAATTACATGCTAAACTATAACATTTCTGCCGATCTCTTcaaatgatattattgtaaaaactgGAACGATAATTCATAAACATGATTagttagtacattttttttttataaatatttgctatATCTACAAAAAGCTTGATTATtagtagtaaaagtaaaaataattaacactaggtatatacaaaattttagtaacatgcatgttagtttttttaatctcATGTTTAGTAAcgatatcttttaaattttttatttatgatcaaATATATCGATCTATATCGATTTATTCCGTGCGAGAATCAAATATGCAACATCACTTTCTTCAATGTCGGTTCTCAAGTTGGTTGTGAATTACTTCGCTTCTTGCAGTTGGCAATGAGTTGTTTGTGTTGACTTTGATATAatctattttcatttgtttttaaatattgagtaaAAGTTTGCCGGTTCGTTTTTATATCACAATATACtcgaaaataacttataaaataatagatatagtAACTTTAATACAGTTACCAAAAATTAGCTgaatttaaatagataataataaggtaggtacatatttagtttaatttaaacttttaatattattttttaatgtaaaattatgcAAAAGCAGTTTACTGCCTTACTTTTTAATGAatgtaaaaatatgaataactaATGAACGAGtctacaaataattctaatttgcCTAACTTATAGTTGTCCGCGTAAAGAGTTCATACATCCTATTTTTAACACCTAACCTAATCCTAACTTTAACTTTTATgaaatactttgttttattttcgttcaaaacatttatcaaaattaagtaTCTGTTCTCGCTTAACTTATTAAGTTACATGTATTTATCtacaacatttataattacttagTCTTAaggataaatatatacaaacaaagaCAAACGAAAATCGCgcgaaaattataataaaaaaaattaaataattaaaaatttattattatattataaaaaagtattttgtttctttgttaCACTTTCATACCTAATTACCTAAACAATGAATGACATGAAATTATGCATGAGTTGTTcgagttataaaaaatatacaatacttaCCTTACCCCTGCCTCCCACCttacatatacatagatataaacCATAACGTCAactgaattattttttgttcttcCTACAACTCTatccaataaaaattaaaaaataattggaagTATTTGTCATTAGTATaagtataaaatgaattatcaTTTTGTCTTAATTGttttcagtttatttattaattcctaCTGCTCATCGTAACTAATGTTCCTACAACCCacaaaaaatgatatatcaTTCGTatcataagtatttatttatttttctttgaataatttgttattattttttaaatttgttacaaatattactaGAAAACCAACACCTCAGCATAAAGATtggtatttaaataagaaaaaaatatgagaatGTTTCAATTACAAGATAAGATACATACCATTAAAATTCCATGAAATCAGTATATTCAAGTTTAAGTATAATATGTCTAGAAATTATTCTGCTAATGCATTTTAAAGGcttcataaaacatatttctgTGTTTCTGAACTGTGATTTTAagtgacaaaatatttatttcaaggaaataaaaaataaattaccctttaatattattttacagataTCAAATGGAGGAACTtgaattgataattaataatatggatGTCactaaatttgatattaaaacagATCACTGGGTACAAGTAATTCACATAATAAATCCTCATAATTTTTATGTTCGTCCAACCAAATATAGGGAATTTATCCAAAAGttagaattaattaaaccaACAATTAAACCAAGCTCTGTAAGTGAACATGATTTTGTAATCTATAATATGGATCAGACAGGTCAAGAAGCAAAATATGCCAGAGGAAAGATTTGCTATCcaagtaataaaaattgtaacgacaagtttaatatatttgcacTTGACTATGGATACTTTCACAGGGCAATCCCAAAAGAAAATTTATGGGAATGTCATCAAAATTTGTCTAAAATTCCACCTTTAGCGTTATTCTGTCAACTTGCAAATTGTGCTGCACTAAGTGGTAATGATTGGTCTGAAGATTCTATAgatgcatttaaatattatgttaataatgaaAGGGCCAGAATGATCATATTAGACAAGACATTTGATAAGCTCGTTGTTGAGTTGATAAATTCTAATCCCGGTGATATTGCTACTTTGATGGCTTTGACTGGATATTCTACTTTGGGCTATGTTCATAACGTTATTAGTAGAATGCCTACAGTAGTACcacaaaaaatctattttaaatttaaaaatattaatattgatgaaatattACATGTAAGAGTACAAAGTGGTAAATCACTTAATGCATTTTATGTAGCTGAAGTAAAtgattatcaaaattatataaaagaatatgatacaataacatattacacaaaaaaagaaCCTAAACTTATAGAAGAGAAATTCAAGTTGAATGCACCTGTgtgtattaaaaatgatttaggTAAATACGAAAGGGCAATCATTAAAGATATTATAGTTCCTGAAACAAAAGCTATAGTGAAACTTGTAGACTGGGGTAAAGAAGAACAAGGACATATAtcaaatatgaaacaaatacCCGAACAATACTTAAATTTACCCGTTTTAGCTATTTATTGCTCAGTTGAAGAGAATCAAGTATGGGACAATTCCTTGCATCGCTTATTGTGTCCTGGAATTGAATTtctaattcaaattaaacagtTGGGTAAAGAATTTGAATCTCCaaatatagttaaaataatacCATTAAATAGCAATTCATCTGGAAGCTCcacaatatatagatattaagacaatatcacatatacttcatttttatttattttattttattttattttattttattttagggaaacaaacaataagataaacttatgggataggaatatacaaaattacatatatcagctaagtttccactggtaattagacacatattattaaagttaaaaaaaagactaacatacataaaatcaaacattaaaaacgTATACTGACGAATTTCTTCGgcagttatgaataaaatctaacataaatataattaaacgaaacaaaattaaaaaaaaaagtaacaaaacacattaaacaaaattg is drawn from Vanessa cardui chromosome Z, ilVanCard2.1, whole genome shotgun sequence and contains these coding sequences:
- the LOC124542971 gene encoding 6-phosphogluconate dehydrogenase, decarboxylating, coding for MAQPKADIALIGLAVMGQNLILNMDSKGFVVCAFNRTVEKVDQFLANEAKGTKIIGAKSLEDMVAKLKKPRKVMLLVKAGFAVDEFVKKLLPLLEKGDIIIDGGNSQYTDTQRWCKELASTGIHYIGMGVSGGEDGARYGPSLMPGGHPAAWPHVKPIFQAISAKVNSEPCCDWVGEDGAGHFVKMVHNGIEYGDMQLICEAYHLMKDVLGMDQDEMAKVFDDWNKGELDSFLIEITRDILKFKDADGKHLLPKIRDAAGQKGTGKWTGISALEYGVPVTLIGEAVFARCLSALKEERVTASKSLPGSTHKFTGDKKQFLEHLRMALFASKIISYAQGFMLLREAAKDNKWNLNYGSIALMWRGGCIIRSAFLGNIKDAYTKNPQLSNLLLDPYFCERISSCQPSLRQVVAQAALLGVPVPAFSAALAFYDGYRANMLPANLLQAQRDYFGAHTYELLTKPGDFKHTNWTGHGGNVSASTYNK
- the LOC124543113 gene encoding uncharacterized protein LOC124543113, which produces MEELELIINNMDVTKFDIKTDHWVQVIHIINPHNFYVRPTKYREFIQKLELIKPTIKPSSVSEHDFVIYNMDQTGQEAKYARGKICYPSNKNCNDKFNIFALDYGYFHRAIPKENLWECHQNLSKIPPLALFCQLANCAALSGNDWSEDSIDAFKYYVNNERARMIILDKTFDKLVVELINSNPGDIATLMALTGYSTLGYVHNVISRMPTVVPQKIYFKFKNINIDEILHVRVQSGKSLNAFYVAEVNDYQNYIKEYDTITYYTKKEPKLIEEKFKLNAPVCIKNDLGKYERAIIKDIIVPETKAIVKLVDWGKEEQGHISNMKQIPEQYLNLPVLAIYCSVEENQVWDNSLHRLLCPGIEFLIQIKQLGKEFESPNIVKIIPLNSNSSGSSTIYRY